A section of the Methanosarcina mazei S-6 genome encodes:
- a CDS encoding helix-turn-helix transcriptional regulator produces the protein MRSSLITVLLSSEKRTDLLLFLKEKPRTIEEINSELDTNPVAVLPQLKKLKENGLVVQADRVYSLSLMGKIIVRRMESLVKAFRLLEDNYDYWSGVKPGGAPSVFFKLMEELMELIPENCQEEDDFSAYQEITGAFCSSKQVFLIISNRNLHYPNICAENAKKGLKVSVIFTQSIFEKFTEEFKDELDALLLLENFEIYVLNGDLTPPALAVTDTMVFACFSSGKCDEGEDNTIVSFGEKSVNWGLETFEYFRTQAKPLVSGASGNSRLPDHRKNFEQKYK, from the coding sequence ATGAGATCTTCCCTGATCACAGTTCTTCTGTCGTCCGAGAAAAGGACGGACTTGCTTTTATTTTTGAAAGAGAAGCCAAGGACCATCGAAGAAATCAATTCAGAACTTGATACGAACCCGGTTGCTGTCCTGCCCCAGCTCAAAAAGTTAAAAGAAAACGGACTTGTTGTTCAGGCGGACAGAGTATACAGCCTTTCTCTTATGGGGAAAATAATTGTCCGAAGAATGGAATCACTTGTAAAGGCTTTCAGGCTGCTTGAGGATAATTACGATTACTGGTCAGGCGTTAAGCCAGGAGGAGCTCCATCCGTTTTTTTCAAGCTGATGGAAGAACTTATGGAATTAATACCCGAAAACTGCCAGGAAGAAGATGATTTTTCAGCGTATCAGGAAATAACCGGGGCTTTTTGCAGCTCGAAACAGGTTTTTCTGATTATTTCAAACCGTAATCTGCACTATCCGAACATCTGTGCAGAAAATGCAAAGAAAGGGCTGAAGGTATCTGTAATTTTTACTCAATCTATATTTGAAAAGTTTACAGAAGAATTTAAAGACGAACTGGATGCTCTGCTTCTTCTTGAAAACTTTGAAATATACGTGCTGAATGGGGACCTAACTCCACCTGCACTGGCAGTAACTGATACCATGGTTTTCGCCTGTTTTTCTTCTGGCAAATGTGACGAAGGCGAGGATAATACTATAGTAAGTTTCGGAGAAAAATCCGTAAACTGGGGTCTGGAAACCTTTGAATACTTCCGAACGCAGGCAAAACCTCTGGTTTCCGGTGCATCAGGTAATTCACGTCTTCCAGACCACAGGAAAAATTTCGAACAGAAATATAAATAA
- a CDS encoding FumA C-terminus/TtdB family hydratase beta subunit, with amino-acid sequence MEYHLQTPLKFEDIEKLNAGDIVYISGEILTARDEAHARILEMEERGEELPFSLEGAVIYHCGPLMQQTESGWKVISAGPTTSGRMSKMTPPLLKTHKVRAIIGKGGMKNVADSLKSCCVYLAYTGGCAALAAELIKDVKTVHWPDLGMPEAVWILRVEKFGPLIVGIDAKGKDIFSEVREKAEKALEELQK; translated from the coding sequence ATGGAATATCACCTGCAAACTCCACTTAAGTTTGAAGACATTGAGAAACTCAACGCCGGAGACATTGTTTATATCTCAGGGGAAATCCTGACCGCCAGAGATGAAGCCCATGCCAGGATTCTCGAAATGGAAGAAAGAGGAGAAGAGCTCCCATTTTCACTCGAAGGGGCAGTAATCTATCATTGCGGCCCTCTCATGCAGCAGACTGAATCCGGCTGGAAAGTAATATCAGCAGGACCAACGACCAGCGGCAGGATGTCAAAAATGACCCCGCCTCTCCTGAAAACCCACAAAGTCCGTGCGATTATCGGAAAAGGCGGGATGAAAAACGTTGCAGATTCACTTAAAAGCTGCTGCGTCTACCTCGCATACACCGGAGGATGTGCAGCCCTTGCAGCAGAGCTGATAAAAGATGTAAAAACCGTCCACTGGCCTGACCTTGGCATGCCTGAAGCCGTCTGGATTCTCAGGGTTGAAAAATTCGGGCCTCTTATTGTAGGAATTGACGCAAAGGGGAAAGACATTTTTTCAGAGGTAAGAGAAAAAGCTGAGAAAGCGCTTGAAGAGCTGCAAAAATAA
- a CDS encoding fumarate hydratase: protein MSLKIRCENFIRSIADLIRKAEIELPDDVVNALRKAESIEENQVAKSQLQAILKNIEIAKNHAVPMCQDTGIMIFFAELGTEFQPGFDLEAAVRDAVVLATREIPLRPNAVDPLNRNNSGNNTGSGIPDIHWKLVPGKQLKITVSPKGAGSENMSALRMFNPTEAGSIKNFVLETVINAGGMPCPPLTLGIGIGGSFDKAARLAKEALLEPLDAPMNELEQEVLEAVNALGIGCMGLGGSTTALAVHIKTAHCHTASLPVAINIQCWANRHASIVFGEEE from the coding sequence TTGTCTTTGAAAATACGCTGTGAAAACTTTATCCGGTCTATTGCAGACCTTATTAGAAAAGCAGAAATTGAACTTCCCGATGACGTCGTGAATGCGCTCAGGAAAGCTGAATCCATAGAAGAAAATCAGGTTGCAAAATCCCAGCTCCAGGCAATCCTTAAAAACATTGAGATTGCTAAAAATCACGCGGTCCCGATGTGCCAGGATACGGGCATCATGATCTTTTTTGCCGAGCTCGGGACTGAGTTTCAGCCAGGTTTTGACCTTGAAGCCGCGGTAAGAGATGCAGTTGTCCTCGCAACCAGGGAAATTCCTCTCCGCCCCAATGCTGTGGACCCGTTGAACAGAAATAACAGCGGAAATAATACAGGCTCAGGAATCCCGGATATTCACTGGAAACTCGTGCCCGGAAAGCAGCTGAAGATCACGGTCTCCCCAAAAGGTGCGGGCTCGGAAAATATGAGCGCACTCAGGATGTTTAACCCTACAGAAGCAGGCAGTATCAAGAATTTCGTGCTTGAAACCGTGATTAATGCAGGTGGGATGCCCTGTCCTCCTCTGACCCTGGGGATAGGGATAGGAGGCTCTTTTGACAAAGCAGCCAGGCTTGCAAAAGAAGCTCTTCTTGAGCCTCTGGATGCACCCATGAACGAGCTTGAACAAGAGGTCCTTGAAGCGGTAAACGCTCTTGGAATCGGCTGTATGGGGCTTGGAGGCAGCACAACCGCTCTTGCAGTACACATAAAAACAGCACACTGCCATACAGCGTCCCTTCCTGTTGCCATAAACATCCAGTGCTGGGCTAACAGGCATGCTTCAATAGTATTCGGGGAGGAAGAATAA
- a CDS encoding S8 family peptidase: MTNGNGNRSESNGERSNYYYDAASKRRIPLVREPRVFAVRYRSGRSSRDSNLSTHALRLLREESKNIGFIPNYGLQLYQTNPEAISLRTDPEEQLQDVITRVKKLSTEEPVDYAAVAYLRNPEKRSTLVDDLMFVTREFIVQFEPRMAMEEIEAFNAKYGVRIIKELGYVENGYLLEAPEAEGENGPVVLSNIYYESGKVIFSHPDFIRRRHLRETGERVRGSFNPAVVSARAEQPVYLLQQWHLKTAKVLDAWGITRGSGSIKVAILDDGIDTGHQEFSGKIVAQHDFASGGDDGSPNTNDDNHGTACAGVAVAKGVRASGAAPGCSLIAVRYPDFLGLEEEAQMFRWAKDQGSDVISCSWGPKDGTGAVDPLPDNVRAAVHYCVTQGRNGLGIPIFWAAGNGNESVSNDGYASNPEVMAVAASSNNERRSPYSDFGPEVFICAPSSGSGSLGEWRIFTVDRRGSNGYNPDPDTGISHPANDHDYTDDFGGTSSATPLAAGITGLLLSINPNLRVEDVKQILRDTADKIDPSNGNYDVNGHSNLYGYGRINALKAVERARDSGQGTIGTVGRPTINGPDSISRNNQPPAFQINTGGRSFYAVEVATRAELFNTGSHGSERNSSNFYASWTVRLENVTPYNLPADVWDRLKQADNLFYRLHVANDVNWSNHDVTVTDNQADTAPSVQILAVSSPSSPATGLSIKGPDSISRSSQPPVFQINTGGRSFYAVEVATRAELFNTGSHGSERNSSNFYASWTAGLENVTPYNLPADVWDRLKQADNLFYRLHVANDVNWSNHDVTVADS, encoded by the coding sequence ATGACAAATGGTAATGGAAATAGATCCGAAAGTAATGGGGAAAGAAGCAACTACTACTATGATGCTGCCAGCAAAAGACGAATACCTTTAGTGCGTGAACCTCGAGTTTTTGCTGTGCGTTACCGTTCCGGAAGAAGTTCACGCGATTCAAATTTATCTACTCATGCGCTCCGCCTGCTAAGGGAGGAATCAAAGAATATCGGGTTCATTCCAAACTACGGCCTTCAACTGTACCAGACCAACCCTGAAGCTATCAGCCTGCGCACCGATCCTGAAGAACAATTGCAGGATGTGATTACCCGTGTAAAGAAGTTGAGTACGGAAGAGCCCGTGGATTACGCTGCTGTGGCTTACTTGCGAAACCCGGAGAAACGTTCAACTCTTGTTGATGACCTTATGTTTGTCACTCGTGAATTTATAGTACAGTTTGAACCACGAATGGCAATGGAAGAAATAGAAGCATTCAACGCAAAGTACGGCGTTCGCATAATAAAAGAGCTGGGTTATGTCGAAAACGGTTACCTGCTTGAAGCGCCCGAGGCAGAAGGTGAAAATGGACCGGTAGTTCTCTCCAATATCTATTATGAATCAGGTAAGGTAATATTTTCCCATCCTGATTTTATTAGGAGAAGGCACCTGCGTGAAACAGGTGAACGGGTGAGAGGGAGCTTTAATCCGGCAGTCGTTTCGGCGCGGGCTGAGCAGCCAGTGTACCTTTTGCAACAGTGGCACCTGAAGACGGCAAAAGTTCTGGATGCATGGGGAATCACCCGCGGCAGCGGTAGCATAAAAGTAGCTATCCTCGACGATGGAATTGATACCGGACATCAGGAGTTTTCTGGTAAAATTGTAGCCCAGCACGACTTTGCTTCTGGAGGCGATGACGGCAGTCCAAATACCAATGACGATAACCACGGCACAGCCTGTGCAGGCGTTGCTGTTGCTAAGGGGGTACGTGCCTCAGGGGCTGCTCCGGGCTGTTCTTTAATTGCTGTTCGTTATCCGGACTTCCTCGGCCTGGAAGAAGAAGCCCAGATGTTCCGATGGGCAAAAGATCAAGGTAGCGACGTCATAAGCTGCAGCTGGGGCCCGAAGGATGGCACCGGGGCTGTTGACCCTTTACCGGATAATGTGCGTGCTGCCGTTCACTACTGCGTTACCCAGGGGCGCAACGGTCTTGGCATCCCTATATTCTGGGCTGCAGGAAACGGGAACGAATCTGTAAGTAATGATGGTTATGCCTCCAACCCCGAGGTCATGGCTGTAGCCGCTTCCAGCAACAATGAACGCCGCTCTCCTTATAGTGATTTTGGTCCGGAGGTTTTCATCTGTGCCCCCTCAAGCGGTAGCGGAAGTCTTGGAGAGTGGAGAATTTTTACCGTTGACCGCCGCGGCAGTAATGGATACAACCCTGATCCTGATACGGGTATCTCTCACCCTGCCAATGATCACGATTATACTGATGACTTTGGAGGGACTTCATCTGCTACACCGCTGGCTGCCGGCATCACTGGTCTTCTGCTTTCCATAAACCCAAACCTGCGGGTAGAGGACGTGAAGCAGATTCTGCGAGATACTGCCGATAAGATTGACCCGAGCAATGGTAATTATGATGTCAATGGCCACAGTAACCTCTACGGATACGGCAGGATAAATGCCCTGAAGGCTGTGGAACGGGCCCGGGATTCAGGTCAGGGTACGATCGGCACTGTTGGACGGCCGACCATTAACGGGCCTGACAGCATTAGCCGCAACAACCAGCCTCCCGCCTTCCAGATTAACACAGGTGGACGCAGCTTTTATGCTGTGGAAGTTGCTACCAGAGCAGAACTTTTCAATACGGGTTCTCACGGCAGTGAACGTAATTCCAGCAACTTTTATGCTTCGTGGACTGTACGTTTGGAAAACGTGACGCCCTATAACCTTCCAGCAGATGTATGGGATCGGCTCAAGCAGGCTGACAACCTTTTTTACAGGCTCCATGTGGCTAACGACGTTAACTGGTCCAATCATGACGTTACTGTTACTGATAACCAGGCTGATACCGCACCCAGCGTTCAGATCCTGGCAGTTTCAAGTCCCTCTTCTCCAGCAACAGGGCTATCTATCAAAGGGCCTGACAGCATTAGCCGTAGCAGCCAGCCTCCTGTCTTCCAGATTAACACAGGTGGACGCAGCTTTTATGCTGTGGAAGTTGCTACCAGAGCAGAACTTTTCAATACAGGTTCTCATGGCAGCGAGCGTAATTCCAGCAACTTTTATGCTTCGTGGACTGCAGGTCTGGAAAACGTGACGCCCTACAACCTTCCAGCAGATGTATGGGATCGGCTCAAGCAGGCTGACAACCTTTTTTACAGACTGCATGTAGCTAACGATGTTAACTGGTCAAATCATGACGTTACTGTTGCTGATAGCTAG
- a CDS encoding D-Ala-D-Ala carboxypeptidase family metallohydrolase produces MSGTTGSEKTITFPSGSTFRVVDTPQDGIDYSDPVGNGTVPLIEVRDRMQENISKNFKVKELAATDGARYARISPELVAGLQRIRDRVGSAVVLNSGYRHNVLNETVGGADESQHITGRAADIRASAKSPLDLARIALEELGCDIGIGLGRNSIHVDLRGQLTSWRYEGAELSENEFDQWVRDTCQQLGRRHSERAEYSERVLPKIIGPEVYVATDEAPAFYIEIGPNSYYAVEIATHTDLFSSQYEAERNPGNFYSSLEREGLIEAHGAATTYTLPKEVWERLRGEKRLYYRIATSAMPGSNMLYSTTDQQAANAPWIEITGGRQEREEFAVSPLDLQATRKADENLWRK; encoded by the coding sequence ATGAGCGGTACGACAGGTTCGGAAAAAACAATAACTTTTCCGAGCGGTTCAACTTTCAGGGTTGTAGATACACCGCAGGATGGCATCGATTATAGTGATCCTGTTGGGAATGGTACGGTACCTCTTATCGAGGTACGCGACCGTATGCAGGAAAATATTTCAAAGAATTTTAAAGTTAAGGAACTTGCGGCTACGGACGGCGCAAGATATGCTCGCATTTCCCCTGAACTGGTAGCAGGCTTACAGCGGATTCGAGATCGTGTGGGTTCGGCTGTCGTATTAAATTCCGGGTACCGCCACAACGTACTTAATGAAACGGTTGGCGGCGCAGATGAAAGTCAGCACATTACCGGCCGAGCGGCAGATATCCGTGCTTCTGCTAAAAGTCCTCTCGACCTGGCACGCATTGCCCTGGAGGAGCTGGGTTGTGATATAGGAATCGGATTAGGACGTAACAGTATTCATGTTGATCTGCGTGGCCAGTTAACCAGCTGGCGTTATGAGGGAGCCGAATTAAGCGAAAATGAATTTGATCAGTGGGTACGCGATACATGTCAGCAACTTGGGCGTCGGCATTCAGAAAGGGCAGAATACAGCGAAAGAGTATTGCCCAAAATAATCGGACCGGAGGTCTATGTTGCCACTGACGAAGCGCCTGCTTTCTACATCGAAATCGGACCAAACTCTTACTATGCGGTTGAAATAGCCACGCACACAGACCTGTTCAGCAGTCAGTACGAAGCTGAACGTAATCCCGGTAATTTTTACAGTTCTCTGGAAAGGGAAGGACTCATAGAAGCTCACGGAGCTGCCACTACGTATACTCTTCCGAAAGAGGTATGGGAACGTCTGCGCGGTGAAAAGCGCCTTTATTACCGCATAGCCACCTCAGCTATGCCAGGAAGTAATATGCTCTACTCTACAACAGATCAGCAGGCTGCCAATGCACCCTGGATTGAGATTACTGGCGGCCGACAGGAAAGAGAAGAATTTGCTGTCTCACCACTTGATCTGCAAGCAACTCGAAAAGCTGACGAAAATCTGTGGCGTAAATAA